One genomic segment of Arcobacter lacus includes these proteins:
- the rpoD gene encoding RNA polymerase sigma factor RpoD: MSVKDINKTIELLVKEYKDSVLTYEKIIKIFPKAPSGPTIKKLLALIQLYNVTVISSQEQAKRMNDEEAKKKKELREKLIENEDDVFDLLKNKELLEWSRSDSPVRMYLREMGQIPLLTKEEEVEISKKIETGEDIILDAICYVPYLIDFILEYKEPLVNRERKVKELFKNFDDDNEEEEDDFDNEDLEEEDSEEENFEDDDEKVSGKKQKKLDKRAQTIIEAFKNLEKAKKEWLKFQAKETAKSDDESDLMTFNLATAFKKRLLKEALLDLGPTSKLITEIVKAMETALKSDTGFDSELKRLEYKLPLFNETLQKNHQKILDNIVNLSKAQITTMVPEATMVSTYMEIKKLFQTAEASKDGFDLTPEELKAVLEQIKRGKQITDTSKTRMAKSNLRLVVSIAKRYTNRGLPFLDLIQEGNIGLMKAVDKFEYKKGYKFSTYATWWIRQAISRAIADQARTIRIPIHMIETINRINKIIRKGVQENGKEPDIEEIAKEVGLPVDKVKQVIKITKEPVSLEAPIGSDEDGKFGDFVPDEKAPTPIDNIMKEDLQGQIDQILSQLNEREQAVIRMRFGLMEDASDRTLEEIGKELNVTRERVRQIESSAIKKLKHPKVGKNLKNYVES, from the coding sequence ATGAGCGTAAAAGATATAAATAAAACTATTGAACTTCTTGTAAAAGAGTACAAAGACTCAGTTCTTACTTATGAAAAAATTATTAAAATTTTTCCAAAAGCGCCATCTGGTCCTACTATTAAAAAACTTTTAGCACTAATTCAATTATATAATGTAACAGTTATTAGTTCTCAAGAACAAGCAAAAAGAATGAATGATGAAGAAGCTAAAAAGAAAAAAGAGTTAAGAGAAAAGCTTATTGAAAATGAAGATGATGTTTTCGATTTATTAAAAAATAAAGAGCTACTTGAATGGTCGAGATCAGATTCTCCTGTTAGAATGTATTTAAGAGAAATGGGACAAATTCCTCTTTTAACAAAAGAAGAAGAAGTTGAAATATCAAAAAAAATTGAGACTGGTGAAGATATCATTCTTGATGCAATTTGTTATGTACCATATTTGATTGATTTTATTTTAGAATATAAAGAACCTTTAGTTAATAGAGAAAGAAAAGTAAAAGAATTATTTAAAAACTTTGATGATGATAACGAAGAGGAAGAAGATGATTTTGATAATGAAGATTTAGAGGAAGAAGATTCTGAAGAAGAAAATTTTGAAGATGATGATGAAAAAGTTTCTGGTAAAAAACAGAAAAAACTAGATAAAAGAGCTCAAACAATCATCGAAGCATTTAAAAATCTTGAAAAAGCAAAAAAAGAGTGGCTAAAATTTCAAGCAAAAGAGACTGCTAAATCTGATGATGAATCTGATTTAATGACTTTTAATCTTGCAACTGCCTTTAAAAAAAGACTTTTAAAAGAAGCATTACTTGATTTAGGTCCAACATCTAAACTTATTACAGAAATTGTAAAAGCTATGGAAACAGCACTTAAATCAGATACTGGTTTTGATAGTGAATTAAAAAGATTAGAGTACAAATTACCACTATTTAATGAAACTTTACAAAAAAACCACCAAAAAATATTGGATAACATTGTAAATTTATCAAAAGCACAAATAACTACAATGGTTCCTGAAGCTACTATGGTTTCTACATATATGGAAATAAAAAAATTATTTCAAACAGCAGAAGCTTCTAAAGATGGTTTTGATTTAACTCCTGAAGAGTTAAAAGCAGTTCTTGAACAAATAAAAAGAGGTAAACAAATAACAGATACTTCAAAAACAAGAATGGCAAAATCAAATTTAAGACTTGTTGTTTCTATTGCAAAAAGATATACAAATAGAGGTTTACCTTTCTTAGACTTAATTCAAGAAGGAAATATCGGTCTAATGAAAGCTGTTGATAAGTTTGAATATAAAAAAGGTTACAAATTCTCAACTTATGCAACTTGGTGGATTAGACAAGCTATAAGTAGAGCAATTGCAGATCAAGCAAGAACTATTAGAATTCCAATTCACATGATTGAAACTATTAATAGAATTAATAAAATCATCAGAAAAGGTGTTCAAGAAAATGGTAAAGAGCCTGATATTGAAGAAATTGCAAAAGAAGTTGGATTACCTGTTGATAAAGTAAAACAAGTTATTAAAATTACAAAAGAGCCTGTATCTTTGGAAGCTCCTATTGGAAGTGATGAAGATGGTAAATTTGGAGATTTTGTTCCTGATGAAAAAGCTCCAACACCTATTGATAATATCATGAAAGAAGATTTACAAGGACAAATTGACCAGATTTTAAGTCAGTTAAATGAAAGAGAACAAGCAGTTATTAGAATGAGATTTGGTCTTATGGAAGATGCAAGCGACAGAACATTAGAAGAAATTGGTAAAGAACTAAACGTAACAAGAGAAAGAGTTAGACAAATTGAATCTAGTGCAATTAAGAAGCTAAAACATCCAAAAGTTGGTAAAAATCTTAAAAATTACGTAGAAAGTTAA
- the ppnP gene encoding pyrimidine/purine nucleoside phosphorylase has translation MESFKNVELVKKANIYFDGKVTSRTFIESNGEKKTLGIMMIGEYTFGTNEAELMEIVAGEVEVKLKDTNEWKIYGANTSFSVPANSSFDIKVKTITDYCCSYIK, from the coding sequence ATGGAAAGTTTTAAAAATGTTGAATTAGTAAAAAAGGCAAATATTTATTTTGATGGAAAAGTTACAAGTAGAACTTTTATTGAGTCAAATGGTGAGAAAAAAACTTTAGGTATTATGATGATTGGTGAATATACTTTTGGTACAAATGAAGCTGAACTTATGGAAATTGTTGCTGGAGAAGTTGAAGTTAAACTAAAAGATACAAATGAGTGGAAAATATACGGTGCTAATACATCTTTTAGTGTTCCTGCAAACTCAAGTTTTGATATAAAAGTTAAAACAATAACTGATTATTGTTGTTCTTACATTAAATAG
- a CDS encoding AtpZ/AtpI family protein — protein sequence MQNEEKYEKPKHQDKIVALDNLSLGISIVAAILIGFGIGYGLKHLTGYTWTLWLGIIWGILAAGLNIYKAYKRAQKEFEGLEDDPRYAHRAKYGDKSFDDED from the coding sequence ATGCAAAATGAAGAAAAATATGAAAAACCTAAACATCAAGATAAGATTGTCGCTTTAGATAATTTATCTTTAGGTATTTCTATTGTTGCCGCGATATTAATTGGTTTTGGTATTGGTTATGGATTAAAACATCTAACAGGTTATACTTGGACTTTATGGCTTGGAATTATTTGGGGAATATTAGCAGCGGGATTAAATATCTATAAAGCTTATAAGAGAGCTCAAAAAGAGTTTGAAGGCTTAGAAGATGATCCAAGATATGCTCATAGAGCAAAATATGGAGATAAATCTTTTGATGATGAAGATTAA
- a CDS encoding HIT family protein, translating into MLLFKNELIKIEIENSEIPWLKIFTNEPIKEFSFCDFKTKEEIWKYLDLIEKEMLEYFKPEKINIASFGNYVPHVHFHIMSRFKEDSYFPEPMWGKKQRDSNLNLPSFEEFYEILKKKF; encoded by the coding sequence ATGTTACTTTTTAAAAATGAATTAATAAAAATAGAGATTGAAAATAGTGAAATTCCTTGGTTGAAAATATTTACGAATGAACCAATAAAAGAGTTTTCTTTTTGTGATTTTAAAACAAAAGAAGAAATTTGGAAATATTTAGACTTAATTGAAAAAGAGATGTTAGAATACTTTAAACCAGAAAAAATAAATATAGCATCATTTGGGAATTATGTTCCTCACGTACATTTTCACATAATGTCAAGATTTAAAGAAGATTCTTATTTTCCAGAACCAATGTGGGGAAAAAAACAAAGAGATTCAAATTTGAATTTACCTTCTTTTGAAGAATTTTATGAAATATTAAAAAAGAAGTTTTAA
- the rpmJ gene encoding 50S ribosomal protein L36, with the protein MKVRASVKKMCDKCKVIKRRGIVRVICENKKHKQRQG; encoded by the coding sequence ATGAAAGTAAGAGCTTCAGTAAAAAAAATGTGTGATAAATGCAAAGTTATCAAAAGAAGAGGTATCGTTAGAGTAATCTGCGAAAACAAAAAACATAAACAAAGACAAGGATAA
- a CDS encoding exopolyphosphatase, producing the protein MSDKKYRLVTRSDMDGLVCGTLLKYLDIIDEITFVHPKDMQDGKVEITQNDITTNLPYVDGVYLAFDHHFSETLRNEKKENHIINPDAPSAAQVVYEYYNGDEVFPGYFTSMMIGANKADSADFTIEDILEPRAWALLSFLMDSRTGLGRFRNFRISNYQLMMDLINYCAKHNIDEILELPDVKERVELYFKYENEFKEQLKRCTKVINNLLIVDYREEEVIYPGNRFMVYALFPEQNISIHVVWGRDKQNIVFSPGKSIINKTSKTNIGELMLKYGGGGHIAAGGCQIETQKAQTVLEELIKKINQDG; encoded by the coding sequence ATGAGTGATAAAAAATATAGATTAGTTACTAGAAGTGATATGGATGGCTTAGTTTGTGGTACTTTACTTAAGTATCTAGATATTATTGATGAAATCACTTTTGTTCATCCTAAAGATATGCAAGATGGAAAAGTAGAAATAACACAAAATGATATAACAACAAATCTACCTTATGTAGATGGTGTATATTTAGCTTTTGATCATCATTTTTCTGAAACTTTGAGAAATGAAAAAAAAGAAAATCATATTATTAATCCAGATGCTCCAAGTGCCGCACAAGTTGTTTATGAATATTATAATGGAGATGAAGTTTTTCCTGGATATTTCACTTCAATGATGATTGGTGCGAATAAAGCTGATAGTGCAGATTTCACAATAGAAGATATATTGGAACCAAGAGCTTGGGCATTACTTAGTTTTCTGATGGATAGTAGGACAGGACTTGGACGATTTAGAAATTTTAGAATTTCTAATTATCAATTAATGATGGATTTAATTAATTATTGTGCAAAACATAATATTGATGAAATTTTAGAACTACCAGATGTTAAAGAAAGAGTTGAATTATACTTCAAATATGAAAATGAGTTTAAAGAACAATTAAAAAGATGTACAAAAGTTATAAACAATCTTTTAATTGTAGATTATAGAGAAGAAGAGGTAATTTATCCAGGAAATAGATTTATGGTTTATGCTTTATTCCCTGAGCAAAATATATCTATTCATGTAGTTTGGGGTAGAGATAAACAAAATATTGTATTTAGTCCAGGAAAATCAATTATTAATAAAACTTCAAAAACAAATATTGGTGAATTAATGCTTAAATATGGTGGTGGTGGACACATTGCTGCTGGTGGTTGTCAAATTGAGACACAAAAAGCACAAACTGTTTTAGAAGAATTAATAAAAAAAATAAATCAAGATGGATAA
- a CDS encoding 3-isopropylmalate dehydratase small subunit: MNTITGKVWNFGANIDTDVIIAARYLNSSDPEHLAKYVMEDADPEFPKKLQRGDIIVAGENFGCGSSREHAPIALKAAGVAAVVAPSFARIFYRNAFNMGLPIFELPESLEIKEGEEISINLDKGEITNNTTKKTYKFIPIPPFMQELIATGGLINYAKAEMKKAI, from the coding sequence ATGAATACTATTACAGGGAAAGTTTGGAATTTTGGAGCGAATATTGATACTGATGTTATAATTGCAGCTCGTTATTTAAATAGTTCAGACCCAGAACATTTAGCTAAATATGTTATGGAAGATGCAGATCCAGAGTTTCCAAAAAAATTACAAAGAGGTGACATTATTGTTGCTGGAGAAAACTTTGGATGTGGTTCAAGTAGAGAACATGCACCAATCGCTTTAAAAGCTGCAGGAGTTGCTGCTGTTGTTGCACCTTCTTTTGCAAGAATTTTCTATAGAAATGCTTTTAATATGGGATTACCAATATTTGAATTACCAGAATCTTTAGAGATAAAAGAGGGTGAAGAGATATCTATTAATTTAGATAAAGGTGAAATTACAAATAATACAACTAAAAAAACTTATAAATTTATTCCAATTCCACCATTTATGCAAGAATTAATTGCAACTGGTGGATTAATAAATTATGCAAAAGCAGAAATGAAAAAGGCAATATAA
- the leuB gene encoding 3-isopropylmalate dehydrogenase, with the protein MKNYNISIIKGDGIGPEIVDEAIKVLNAAAKKCDFELNYKEYLMGGIAIDTTGVPLPQETIDGVLASDACLFGAIGGEKWDTLPRELRPETGLLKFREEMGVYANLRPAIIYDELVNASTLKPEVITGVDIMIVRELIGGIYFGKPRENDGFKAFNTMVYTKPEIVRIGKTAFELAMKRDKRVCSVDKANVLEVSQLWRDTMNELSKDYPEVTLSHMYVDNAAMQLVRNPKQFDVIVTGNIFGDILSDTASMVVGSIGLLPSASTGDKTAIYEPIHGSAPDIAGLGIANPLATIVSAAMMLRYSLNESKAADLIEDSIKAVLKDGYRTKDLAAYDAKEVLNTSSMGDIIVKYINS; encoded by the coding sequence ATGAAAAATTACAATATTTCAATAATAAAAGGTGATGGAATAGGTCCAGAAATCGTTGATGAAGCAATAAAAGTATTAAACGCTGCAGCAAAAAAATGTGATTTTGAATTAAATTATAAAGAATATTTAATGGGTGGTATTGCTATTGATACAACTGGTGTTCCTCTTCCTCAAGAAACAATAGATGGGGTATTAGCTAGTGATGCTTGTTTATTTGGTGCAATTGGTGGAGAAAAATGGGATACATTACCAAGAGAGTTAAGACCTGAAACTGGATTATTAAAATTCAGAGAAGAGATGGGTGTTTATGCAAACTTAAGACCTGCAATTATTTATGATGAATTAGTAAATGCTTCAACTTTAAAACCTGAAGTAATTACTGGTGTGGATATTATGATTGTAAGAGAATTAATTGGTGGTATTTACTTTGGAAAACCAAGAGAAAATGATGGATTTAAAGCATTTAATACAATGGTTTATACAAAACCAGAAATAGTAAGAATTGGTAAAACAGCATTTGAACTTGCAATGAAAAGAGATAAAAGAGTTTGTTCTGTTGATAAAGCAAATGTTTTAGAAGTTTCTCAACTTTGGAGAGATACTATGAATGAATTATCAAAAGATTATCCAGAAGTAACTTTAAGTCATATGTATGTAGATAATGCTGCAATGCAATTAGTAAGAAATCCAAAACAATTTGATGTTATTGTAACTGGAAATATTTTTGGAGATATTTTATCTGATACAGCTTCAATGGTTGTTGGTTCTATTGGATTACTTCCATCAGCTTCAACAGGTGATAAAACAGCAATTTATGAACCAATTCATGGTTCAGCACCTGATATTGCAGGGCTTGGTATTGCGAATCCATTAGCAACAATAGTAAGTGCAGCAATGATGTTAAGATATTCATTAAATGAATCAAAAGCAGCAGATTTAATAGAAGATTCTATAAAAGCTGTATTAAAAGATGGTTATAGAACTAAAGATTTAGCAGCATATGATGCAAAAGAAGTGTTAAATACATCTTCAATGGGTGATATTATTGTTAAATATATAAATTCATAA
- a CDS encoding RluA family pseudouridine synthase, with translation MNKNFIVLEENRLDKFLAQNIDASRNQIEQLIKKEFVKVDGKIVSKTGLKLKENQNIEVFFPEVQLNNLKNENFIKNSLGDKEVEIIYEDDYILVLNKPYNLTVHDAPSVKDATLVDWLKLKNISLSTISGEERHGIVHRLDKGTSGVMVVAKTNEAHIGLSKQLEDKSMGRYYLAIIDLSLKENMIMEKPIARNPNNRLKMSIEQNGRYAKSAFSKIALSDNEKFELVACKLYTGRTHQIRVHLSSINRHILGDNLYGFKGELNKINRFLLHAYYLYLTHPVTNEQMCFKANLPKDMVNFLNTNFQKENINDKINEKYIIDSFSFTV, from the coding sequence ATGAATAAAAACTTTATTGTTTTAGAAGAAAATAGATTAGATAAATTTTTGGCACAAAATATAGATGCCTCAAGAAACCAAATAGAGCAATTAATAAAAAAAGAGTTTGTAAAAGTTGATGGAAAAATTGTAAGTAAAACCGGCTTAAAATTAAAAGAAAATCAAAATATTGAAGTTTTTTTTCCAGAAGTTCAATTAAATAACTTAAAAAATGAAAATTTTATAAAAAATTCTTTAGGAGATAAAGAAGTAGAAATCATTTATGAAGATGATTATATTTTAGTTCTAAATAAACCTTATAATTTAACAGTTCATGATGCACCAAGTGTAAAAGATGCAACTTTAGTCGATTGGTTAAAATTGAAAAATATTTCACTTTCAACAATAAGTGGAGAAGAAAGACATGGTATTGTTCATAGACTTGACAAAGGAACAAGTGGAGTAATGGTTGTTGCAAAAACAAATGAAGCTCATATAGGGTTATCAAAACAACTTGAAGATAAATCAATGGGAAGATATTATCTTGCCATTATTGACCTTTCATTAAAAGAAAATATGATTATGGAAAAACCAATAGCAAGAAATCCAAATAATAGACTTAAAATGTCTATTGAACAAAATGGAAGATATGCAAAATCAGCTTTTTCAAAGATTGCTTTAAGTGATAATGAAAAATTTGAATTAGTAGCTTGTAAACTTTATACAGGAAGAACTCATCAAATACGAGTTCATTTAAGTTCGATAAATAGGCATATACTTGGTGATAATTTATATGGATTTAAGGGCGAATTAAATAAAATAAATAGATTTCTTTTACACGCTTATTATTTATATTTAACTCATCCAGTTACAAATGAGCAAATGTGTTTCAAAGCAAATCTACCAAAAGATATGGTAAATTTTCTAAATACTAATTTTCAAAAGGAGAATATAAATGATAAAATTAATGAAAAATATATTATTGATAGCTTTAGTTTTACTGTTTAG
- the rpsM gene encoding 30S ribosomal protein S13 has product MARIAGVDLPNKKRMEYALTYIYGIGLHNSRLILNAVGIDFNKRAFELTEDEAATIRKEIQENYLVEGDLRKKVAMDIKSLMDLGSYRGLRHRKGLPCRGQKTKTNARTRKGKKKTVGAATK; this is encoded by the coding sequence ATGGCAAGAATCGCGGGTGTTGATTTACCAAATAAAAAAAGAATGGAATATGCATTAACGTATATTTATGGTATAGGTTTACATAATTCAAGATTAATTTTAAATGCAGTTGGAATTGATTTCAACAAAAGAGCTTTTGAATTAACAGAAGATGAAGCAGCAACAATCAGAAAAGAGATCCAAGAAAACTACCTAGTAGAAGGTGACTTAAGAAAAAAAGTTGCTATGGATATTAAATCTTTAATGGATTTAGGTTCATATAGAGGATTAAGACATAGAAAAGGTTTACCTTGTAGAGGGCAAAAGACTAAAACTAATGCAAGAACAAGAAAAGGTAAAAAGAAAACTGTTGGTGCAGCAACTAAATAA
- the rpsK gene encoding 30S ribosomal protein S11: MAKRKVTRKKIVRKNIADGIVHIAASFNNTMVTVTDNAGNAIAWSSAGNLGFKGSKKSTPFAAQAAVEDAMNKAMEHGIKNVGIKIQGPGSGRDTAVKAVGSMDGIRVTWLKDVTPLAHNGCRPPKRRRV; encoded by the coding sequence ATGGCAAAAAGAAAAGTTACTAGAAAAAAAATTGTAAGAAAAAATATTGCTGATGGTATCGTACATATTGCTGCAAGTTTCAATAATACAATGGTTACAGTTACAGACAATGCAGGAAATGCAATTGCATGGTCAAGTGCTGGAAATTTAGGATTTAAAGGTTCTAAAAAATCAACTCCATTTGCTGCACAAGCTGCAGTTGAAGATGCAATGAATAAAGCAATGGAACATGGTATTAAAAATGTTGGAATTAAAATTCAAGGACCAGGTTCTGGAAGAGATACAGCAGTTAAAGCGGTAGGTTCTATGGATGGAATTAGAGTTACTTGGTTAAAAGATGTTACACCATTAGCACACAATGGTTGTAGACCTCCTAAAAGAAGAAGAGTGTAA
- the hemL gene encoding glutamate-1-semialdehyde 2,1-aminomutase, giving the protein MFGKSIEAYTKACEVIPGGVDSPVRAFKSVGGTPPFIKKGKGAYLYDVDGNKYVDFVQSWGPLIFGHCDKDIERVVIKTAKKGLSFGAPTKLETKLASEIVEMYDNIDKVRFVSSGTEATMSAIRLARGVTGKNDIVKFEGCYHGHSDSLLVQAGSGLATFGSPSSPGVPSDLTKHTLLCEYNNIKNLEKCFADSSDIACIIIEPIAGNMGLVPASEEFLKACRELCDKHGALLIFDEVMSGFRASLTGASGIVKTKADIITFGKVIGAGMPVGAFAASKEIMSNLSPEGKIYQAGTLSGNPVAMAAGLKSLRKLKANPEIYNELNKKALRLVNGLKKIANKYEIPFQVDTRGSMFGFFFCEKEPKNFKDVGLCDFKRFATFHHEMLKKGFYFACSQYETGFICTKITNKDIDACLKAANEVMKNL; this is encoded by the coding sequence ATGTTTGGAAAATCAATAGAAGCCTATACTAAGGCTTGTGAAGTAATTCCTGGTGGAGTTGATTCGCCTGTTCGTGCATTTAAAAGTGTAGGAGGAACACCTCCATTTATAAAAAAAGGAAAAGGTGCATATTTATATGATGTTGATGGAAATAAATATGTAGATTTTGTACAAAGTTGGGGACCACTAATTTTTGGACATTGTGATAAAGATATAGAAAGAGTTGTAATTAAAACTGCGAAAAAAGGTTTGTCTTTTGGTGCTCCAACAAAACTTGAAACAAAATTAGCTTCAGAAATTGTTGAAATGTATGACAATATTGATAAAGTTAGATTTGTTAGTTCAGGAACAGAAGCAACAATGAGTGCTATTAGATTGGCACGAGGTGTTACAGGAAAAAATGATATTGTTAAATTTGAAGGTTGTTATCATGGACATTCTGATTCATTATTAGTTCAAGCTGGTTCTGGATTGGCAACTTTTGGAAGTCCAAGTAGTCCTGGAGTTCCTTCTGATTTGACAAAACATACTTTACTTTGTGAATATAACAATATAAAAAATTTAGAAAAATGCTTTGCTGATTCAAGTGATATTGCTTGTATTATTATTGAGCCAATTGCAGGAAATATGGGATTAGTTCCTGCAAGTGAAGAGTTTTTAAAAGCTTGTAGAGAACTTTGTGATAAACATGGTGCTTTATTGATTTTTGATGAAGTTATGAGTGGATTTAGAGCTAGTTTAACAGGAGCTAGTGGAATTGTAAAAACAAAAGCTGATATTATTACTTTTGGAAAAGTAATAGGAGCTGGAATGCCTGTTGGCGCTTTCGCTGCATCAAAAGAGATTATGAGCAATTTATCACCTGAAGGAAAAATATATCAAGCTGGAACTTTAAGTGGAAATCCTGTTGCTATGGCTGCAGGTTTAAAAAGCTTAAGAAAATTAAAAGCAAATCCTGAGATTTACAATGAATTAAATAAAAAAGCCTTACGATTAGTAAATGGTTTGAAAAAAATTGCTAATAAATATGAAATCCCATTTCAAGTTGATACAAGAGGAAGTATGTTTGGTTTTTTCTTTTGTGAAAAAGAACCAAAAAATTTCAAAGATGTTGGACTTTGTGATTTTAAAAGATTTGCAACATTTCATCATGAAATGTTAAAAAAAGGTTTCTATTTTGCTTGTTCTCAATATGAAACAGGTTTTATTTGTACAAAAATTACAAATAAAGATATTGATGCTTGTTTAAAAGCAGCAAATGAAGTTATGAAAAATTTATAA
- a CDS encoding FtsW/RodA/SpoVE family cell cycle protein, translating into MRLFDKRIILHFDYLLIIFVLPLIFLSYHLISETNELLAYKQLFYYTLSIFAFMIVFMLPIRKKLHLIPALYWLGIILLILVEFIGISKLGAKRWIHIPLLDTTIQPSELIKPIYILMLGYLISRKPPPINGYNLKDFMYFSFYILLPFVLIAKEPDLGTAMVMLFVGYGILFLVGVNWKIWFAIFIAIGVSSPFIYTYLIKDYQKKRIHDFIVAEKPSYHVQQSIIAIGSGGLTGKESDEATQTQLRFLPIATSDFIFAYLVERYGFLGAIGLIVLYVLIILHLLTMNYFFKDDYVIKVFASGLGLLIFFNMSVNLLMVIGFAPVVGIPLPLFSYGGSSFINFIVTFAILENLIAFRYMNMYNYERKL; encoded by the coding sequence ATGCGATTATTTGATAAAAGAATTATTTTACACTTTGATTATTTGTTAATAATATTTGTTTTACCTTTGATATTTTTATCATACCATTTAATTAGTGAAACAAACGAACTATTAGCATATAAACAACTATTTTATTATACACTTTCTATCTTTGCATTTATGATAGTATTTATGCTACCAATTAGAAAAAAACTACATTTAATACCAGCTTTGTATTGGTTAGGAATTATTTTACTTATTTTGGTTGAATTTATAGGAATTTCAAAATTAGGCGCTAAAAGATGGATTCATATTCCTTTACTTGATACAACAATTCAACCTTCAGAGTTAATAAAACCTATTTATATTTTAATGTTAGGATATTTAATAAGTAGAAAACCTCCACCAATAAATGGTTACAATCTTAAAGATTTTATGTACTTTTCATTTTATATTTTATTACCATTTGTTCTAATTGCAAAAGAACCAGATTTAGGAACTGCAATGGTAATGTTATTTGTTGGTTATGGAATTTTATTTTTAGTTGGAGTTAATTGGAAGATTTGGTTTGCAATATTTATTGCAATAGGTGTATCTTCCCCTTTTATTTATACTTATTTAATTAAAGATTATCAAAAGAAAAGAATTCATGATTTTATTGTTGCAGAAAAGCCAAGTTATCATGTGCAGCAATCTATAATAGCAATTGGTTCTGGAGGGCTTACAGGAAAAGAAAGTGATGAAGCAACTCAAACACAATTGAGATTTTTACCAATTGCAACAAGCGATTTTATTTTTGCATATTTGGTTGAAAGATATGGTTTTTTAGGAGCAATTGGATTAATTGTTTTATATGTATTAATTATATTGCATCTTCTTACAATGAATTATTTTTTCAAAGATGATTACGTCATAAAAGTTTTTGCTTCTGGTTTAGGGTTACTTATATTTTTTAATATGAGTGTTAATCTTTTAATGGTTATAGGTTTTGCACCAGTTGTTGGAATTCCTTTACCTTTATTTTCTTATGGTGGAAGTTCTTTTATTAATTTTATTGTGACATTTGCTATTTTGGAAAATTTAATAGCATTTAGATATATGAATATGTACAACTATGAAAGAAAATTATAA
- a CDS encoding TonB family protein, translating to MKNIIFAFIISVILHLLLLVSYNKSLNETKQENKQEQNEKIVEKKSDVKFVKIQQENISQEKKIEPKPEPKVTQKIIEKQIKLPKNESESKIAQNTKKSADIKQAKEIQKNILKESNALQEKTLENFLSQKEPINKNILNELEKLYGEEYKTFTKVQKAYLEKNLNNFQVITQRVLDRLGYPKLAAKQKIGGVNIVEFMFHPNGDISDLRIIDSSGYAVLDEYTIELIQIAYKDYPKPETTTKLRFKVFYRIY from the coding sequence ATGAAAAATATTATCTTCGCATTTATAATCTCTGTAATACTCCACTTATTACTATTGGTAAGTTATAATAAAAGTTTAAATGAAACAAAACAAGAGAATAAACAAGAACAAAATGAAAAAATAGTTGAAAAAAAGTCTGATGTAAAGTTTGTAAAAATTCAACAAGAAAATATTTCACAAGAAAAAAAAATCGAGCCAAAACCTGAACCAAAAGTTACCCAAAAGATTATAGAAAAACAGATAAAACTTCCTAAAAACGAATCTGAAAGTAAAATTGCTCAAAATACAAAAAAAAGTGCTGATATAAAACAAGCTAAAGAGATACAAAAAAATATTCTAAAAGAATCAAATGCATTACAAGAAAAGACTTTAGAAAATTTTTTATCTCAAAAAGAGCCTATAAATAAAAATATTTTAAATGAACTTGAAAAACTTTATGGTGAAGAATATAAAACTTTCACAAAAGTTCAAAAAGCTTATCTAGAAAAAAATTTAAATAATTTTCAAGTTATAACACAAAGGGTTTTAGATAGACTTGGTTACCCAAAACTCGCAGCAAAACAAAAAATTGGTGGAGTAAATATTGTCGAATTTATGTTTCATCCAAATGGAGATATAAGTGATTTAAGAATTATAGATTCATCTGGATATGCTGTTTTAGATGAATATACTATTGAGTTAATTCAAATTGCTTATAAAGATTATCCAAAGCCAGAAACTACAACGAAATTAAGATTTAAAGTATTTTATAGAATATATTAA